One stretch of Chitinophaga pendula DNA includes these proteins:
- a CDS encoding YceI family protein — MKNLFVALLGTVALYSCAGNPEGKKAETKDAVATTAPTTGTELKVDTTASKVAWLGKKVTGSHHGEIRISDGSLFIQDGKLTGGKFTIDINSLKNSDITDAEYKTKLETHLKSPDFFDAAAHPQATFEITGVKDLGNNKANITGNLTLRGVSKNISFDADILENTGSTLKAKADFNINRHDWGITYPGMKDDAISNEINLKVDLVAKS; from the coding sequence ATGAAGAATCTATTTGTTGCACTGTTAGGGACTGTCGCATTATATAGCTGTGCTGGCAACCCCGAAGGTAAGAAAGCCGAAACCAAAGACGCTGTGGCTACTACAGCCCCCACCACCGGCACCGAATTGAAAGTGGATACTACCGCCTCCAAAGTTGCCTGGCTGGGCAAAAAAGTAACCGGCAGCCACCACGGCGAGATCAGAATATCCGATGGCAGCCTCTTCATCCAGGATGGCAAACTGACCGGGGGCAAATTCACGATCGATATCAACTCCCTGAAGAATAGCGATATCACCGATGCGGAATACAAAACCAAATTGGAAACGCACCTGAAAAGCCCCGACTTCTTCGATGCCGCCGCACATCCACAGGCTACCTTCGAAATCACTGGCGTGAAAGACCTGGGTAACAACAAAGCCAATATCACCGGCAATCTTACCCTCAGAGGTGTTAGCAAAAACATCTCCTTTGATGCAGATATACTGGAAAATACCGGCTCCACACTCAAAGCCAAAGCCGATTTTAATATCAACCGGCATGACTGGGGTATCACCTATCCCGGTATGAAAGACGATGCCATCAGCAATGAGATCAACCTCAAAGTCGACCTCGTCGCTAAATCTTAA